The following are encoded together in the Juglans microcarpa x Juglans regia isolate MS1-56 chromosome 2D, Jm3101_v1.0, whole genome shotgun sequence genome:
- the LOC121251265 gene encoding protein trichome birefringence-like 43: MGASYFVGAVLLLIALLHQGNCGCDFYKGSWVRDESYPLYDSSSCPFMEKEFNCQKNGRPDKEYLKYRWQPTGCNLPRFDGRELLKRLRGKSVIFVGDSLSMNQWMSLNCMLHTAVPEANYTLIRAFGSDISTFTFPEYNVKLSLYRHALIVDIVRKSIGRVLKLDSVDEGAKVWTGNDVLIFNSWHWWTRTGRKQRWDFIEEGSKTYKDMERLVAFEKGLKTWAKWVDSNVDPLKTKVFFQGVSPDHSNGSFWGEASANQCEGQAQPVAGSNYPGGPHPAELVAEKVIRTISRPVHLLKVTTLSQLRKDGHPSFYHGHGHAHRLMDCTHWCLAGVPDTWNQLLYAALIQN, from the exons atgggtGCTTCTTATTTTGTTGGAGCAGTACTGCTACTCATAGCTCTCTTGCACCAAGGGAATTGTGGGTGTGACTTTTACAAAGGAAGCTGGGTTCGGGATGAGTCATATCCTCTTTATGATTCATCAAGCTGTCCATTCATGGAGAAGGAGTTCAATTGCCAAAAGAATGGGCGTCCagacaaagaatatctcaaatataGATGGCAGCCCACTGGCTGCAACTTACCCAG ATTCGATGGTCGAGAGTTGTTGAAGAGGCTGAGAGGGAAAAGCGTAATCTTTGTGGGGGACTCGTTGAGCATGAACCAATGGATGTCACTCAATTGCATGCTTCATACAGCTGTACCAGAGGCTAACTACACCTTAATCAGAGCTTTTGGATCAGATATCTCCACATTCACTTTCCCG GAATACAATGTTAAGCTGTCGCTTTACCGCCACGCATTAATAGTCGATATTGTACGGAAAAGCATTGGGAGGGTTCTTAAACTGGACTCGGTCGATGAGGGCGCCAAGGTGTGGACTGGAAACGACGTACTGATTTTCAATTCATGGCATTGGTGGACTCGTACAGGAAGAAAACAACG ATGGGATTTTATTGAAGAAGGAAGTAAGACGTACAAAGATATGGAACGTTTGGTTGCATTCGAGAAAGGGTTGAAAACATGGGCTAAATGGGTTGACTCAAATGTCGACCCTCTGAAAACCAAGGTCTTCTTTCAAGGTGTTTCTCCAGATCATTCAAA TGGAAGCTTTTGGGGGGAAGCAAGTGCAAATCAATGTGAAGGACAAGCACAACCGGTGGCTGGTTCAAATTATCCAGGAGGTCCACATCCAGCAGAGCTAGTGGCAGAGAAAGTGATAAGGACTATCTCCAGGCCAGTCCACTTGCTCAAGGTTACAACCCTATCACAGCTACGTAAAGATGGACATCCGTCATTCTACCATGGGCACGGCCATGCTCACAGGCTCATGGATTGCACCCATTGGTGCCTAGCTGGGGTACCTGATACATGGAATCAACTCTTATATGCAGCTCTTATTCAGAATTAG